The Nitriliruptor alkaliphilus DSM 45188 genome includes a region encoding these proteins:
- a CDS encoding PQQ-binding-like beta-propeller repeat protein, protein MEPRTIVAATVVALVALSACAGASEGARTAVTEVEVEAEPGATDVAPPAPAEPDVTGGEPRPWHLSGSSPDEVLLELTSSGGCTEFVGWVTEETEEAVTVEARWEPADPGGVCRAILLIETHRLALAAPLGDRDLVGCHRADCRAVPSFEDDPAVGAGGAAGSVVTDGGSVVVDDGQHRWGFTLDGEPTWQAPGGGWPELGGSVLVEHDFQRTVTATDVRTGERIWQLDGVTRGPVVGDLVIVCPPEQIDLPPPHEAFVAAVSLADGTERWRVEDEACFTDSYATDGEVIAAVDLGRGGDDDLEADGVMVIRDLADGGVRHEVPLGSNAVPVGPVAFDGGFAVAEHDGGALLLVDAAGTLTRHADVPGYVVGAVGTVLLVQQRETLVAVDAADGTERWREPSPSGVSAPFAADGTTLLRTGRDAVERLDPTDGSVRWRAAIGRSPRVAFAEHGGVVYLATSTALLALDADTGARHWWAPLDAP, encoded by the coding sequence ATGGAACCCAGGACGATCGTCGCAGCCACCGTCGTCGCACTGGTGGCCCTGTCCGCCTGTGCCGGAGCGTCGGAGGGCGCACGTACGGCCGTCACCGAGGTGGAGGTGGAGGCCGAGCCCGGTGCCACGGACGTCGCCCCACCCGCACCGGCCGAGCCGGACGTCACCGGTGGTGAGCCGCGCCCGTGGCACCTGTCCGGCAGCTCACCGGACGAGGTGCTGCTGGAGCTCACGTCGTCGGGTGGGTGCACCGAGTTCGTGGGGTGGGTCACCGAGGAGACCGAGGAGGCCGTGACCGTGGAGGCCCGCTGGGAGCCGGCGGACCCCGGTGGCGTGTGTCGCGCGATCCTCCTGATCGAGACGCACCGCCTCGCGTTGGCAGCGCCGCTCGGGGACCGCGACCTGGTCGGGTGCCACCGCGCCGACTGCCGCGCCGTACCGTCCTTCGAGGACGATCCCGCCGTCGGCGCCGGTGGAGCGGCCGGCAGCGTCGTGACCGACGGTGGATCGGTGGTCGTCGACGACGGGCAGCACCGCTGGGGGTTCACCCTCGACGGTGAACCCACGTGGCAGGCCCCGGGCGGGGGGTGGCCCGAGCTCGGGGGGTCGGTGCTGGTCGAACACGACTTCCAGCGGACCGTCACCGCGACGGATGTGCGCACCGGCGAGCGGATCTGGCAGCTGGATGGTGTCACCCGCGGTCCGGTCGTCGGGGACCTGGTGATCGTGTGCCCGCCCGAGCAGATCGACCTGCCGCCGCCGCACGAGGCCTTCGTCGCCGCGGTGTCACTGGCGGACGGCACCGAACGCTGGCGGGTCGAGGACGAGGCGTGCTTCACCGACAGCTACGCAACGGACGGCGAGGTGATCGCCGCCGTCGACCTCGGTCGCGGTGGTGACGACGACCTGGAGGCCGACGGCGTCATGGTCATCCGGGACCTGGCGGACGGCGGCGTCCGTCACGAGGTGCCCCTCGGATCGAACGCGGTGCCGGTGGGACCGGTCGCCTTCGACGGGGGCTTCGCCGTCGCCGAGCACGATGGCGGCGCACTGCTGCTCGTGGACGCCGCCGGCACCCTGACCCGGCACGCGGACGTCCCCGGCTACGTGGTGGGTGCCGTCGGGACGGTCCTGTTGGTACAGCAGCGCGAGACGCTGGTGGCCGTCGATGCCGCCGACGGGACCGAACGCTGGCGCGAGCCCTCCCCGAGCGGCGTGTCGGCTCCCTTCGCCGCCGACGGGACCACGCTCCTGCGCACGGGTCGCGACGCCGTCGAGCGCCTGGATCCGACCGACGGTTCGGTGCGGTGGCGGGCTGCGATCGGGCGCTCGCCGCGTGTCGCGTTCGCCGAGCACGGCGGGGTGGTGTACCTGGCCACGTCGACGGCGCTGCTCGCCCTGGATGCGGACACGGGGGCGCGCCACTGGTGGGCACCCCTCGATGCGCCGTAG
- a CDS encoding S8 family serine peptidase: MSTGRELLVLDVRAGRPSRYRIVLVGVAAVALVLALLPGRSEAIAVDRFIVSFDAPPTDEDLEVLAGVATAVHAFDHLPAAVVTLTPDLTGLLRALPGVVRVDRDESFERHLAQSTATIRADAAWDAGWTGAGVGIAVIDTGIDGTHPDLCAAPEFCDGTPVKTVQNVKILGRQTVLTEPVVVLEDQLNSDTSSGHGSHVAGIAAGLGVAGAHEADRYRGVAPGASLIGLSTGEAIEAVNVLAAFDWVIEHADEHDIKVVNNSWGPGRGAPFDPAHPVQRAIDAAHAAGISVVFGAGNDGPSTDTLNAFSANPNAISVAGGTKDGHIAFFSSRGVPGSELWQPTVTAPGYNIAAARSSTGFYGGIADLAAPNPDPIEPPDTLRYASASGTSMAAPHVAGVIALVQEAARTTRGGYLSPDEVTAVLQRTAVRDDDARGPGGLPRYQPYTMGAGYVDALAATAAVVAGASTAPFEAAVSVDVQGFAGRVGPAALVPTETFEVVHDVLPGARTLDVAVDWPLVADDVDLELYAPSGALVGSTFLRCDPAGEPNGYSSFCSSQPNERITVVEPAEGRWRAVVRGGLLSTVVDVTGLWSTVYPAGTDLPAPAAPATVTVAPVSSVGLAGAELDVAVTVRDADGAPVLGAELGWASTGVGEVAAGERHTRADGTAAGRVRSTAPGQQRLTVTAGGAAASVDVTWLGLDVAGLLDLSGSTPGRASGGGWVEVDGRRRTFAIHAEVAPGGGRPGGELVYRDPAGPSVTGVPDRLVVDGDRATITGPAEVDGTAGYRFRLEVRDLGEPGRGVDHLDLEVTSPLSLTYPYRVRGILGGGNLQVRS; encoded by the coding sequence GTGTCGACCGGTCGGGAGCTGCTCGTGCTGGATGTGCGTGCGGGGCGGCCCTCGCGGTACCGGATCGTGTTGGTGGGCGTCGCCGCGGTGGCGTTGGTGCTCGCACTGCTACCGGGGCGGAGCGAGGCGATCGCGGTCGACCGCTTCATCGTCAGCTTCGACGCGCCGCCGACCGACGAGGACCTCGAGGTGCTGGCCGGTGTGGCGACGGCCGTCCACGCCTTCGACCACCTCCCGGCCGCCGTGGTGACGCTCACCCCGGACCTCACCGGCCTGCTGCGCGCGTTGCCGGGGGTGGTGCGGGTCGACCGTGACGAGAGCTTCGAGCGCCACCTGGCGCAGTCGACGGCCACGATCCGTGCCGACGCCGCCTGGGACGCGGGCTGGACCGGTGCCGGCGTCGGTATCGCGGTCATCGACACCGGCATCGACGGCACCCACCCGGACCTCTGCGCCGCTCCGGAGTTCTGCGACGGCACCCCCGTCAAGACGGTCCAGAACGTCAAGATCCTGGGTCGTCAGACCGTGCTGACCGAACCGGTGGTCGTGCTCGAGGACCAGCTCAACAGCGACACCTCCTCGGGGCACGGCTCGCACGTGGCCGGGATCGCCGCGGGGCTCGGCGTGGCCGGGGCCCACGAGGCCGACCGGTACCGAGGCGTGGCGCCCGGTGCCTCGCTGATCGGGCTGTCCACCGGTGAGGCCATCGAGGCCGTCAACGTCCTCGCGGCGTTCGACTGGGTCATCGAGCACGCCGACGAGCACGACATCAAGGTCGTCAACAACTCGTGGGGGCCGGGGCGCGGCGCGCCCTTCGACCCCGCCCACCCGGTCCAACGCGCGATCGACGCCGCCCACGCGGCCGGCATCAGCGTGGTGTTCGGGGCCGGCAACGACGGACCGTCCACCGACACCCTCAACGCGTTCTCGGCGAACCCCAACGCGATCTCGGTCGCCGGGGGGACCAAGGATGGCCACATCGCCTTCTTCTCGTCCCGCGGGGTGCCTGGCAGCGAGCTGTGGCAGCCGACGGTGACGGCGCCGGGGTACAACATCGCGGCGGCCAGGTCCTCGACCGGCTTCTACGGCGGCATCGCCGACCTGGCAGCGCCCAACCCGGACCCGATCGAACCCCCGGACACGCTGCGGTACGCGTCGGCGAGCGGCACCTCCATGGCCGCGCCGCACGTGGCGGGGGTCATCGCGCTGGTCCAGGAGGCGGCCCGCACGACCCGCGGTGGCTACCTGTCGCCGGACGAGGTCACCGCCGTCCTGCAGCGCACCGCTGTCCGCGACGACGACGCGCGCGGGCCCGGCGGTCTGCCGCGCTACCAGCCCTACACGATGGGGGCCGGCTACGTCGACGCCCTGGCCGCGACCGCGGCGGTGGTGGCCGGGGCCAGCACGGCGCCGTTCGAGGCGGCCGTGAGCGTCGATGTGCAGGGCTTCGCCGGTCGGGTCGGGCCCGCGGCGCTCGTGCCGACCGAGACCTTCGAGGTCGTCCACGACGTGCTGCCGGGCGCCAGGACCCTGGACGTCGCCGTCGACTGGCCGCTGGTCGCCGACGACGTCGACCTCGAGCTGTACGCCCCCTCGGGGGCGCTGGTGGGGTCGACCTTCCTGCGCTGCGACCCGGCTGGCGAACCGAACGGCTACTCCTCGTTCTGCAGCAGCCAACCCAACGAGCGCATCACCGTGGTCGAACCCGCCGAGGGACGCTGGCGCGCGGTGGTGCGGGGCGGGCTGTTGTCGACCGTCGTCGACGTGACCGGCCTGTGGTCCACGGTGTACCCGGCCGGGACCGACCTGCCGGCTCCCGCGGCGCCGGCGACGGTCACGGTCGCGCCGGTCTCGTCCGTCGGCCTGGCCGGTGCGGAGCTCGACGTCGCGGTGACGGTCCGCGACGCCGATGGCGCTCCGGTTCTGGGCGCCGAGCTGGGCTGGGCCTCGACCGGTGTCGGGGAGGTGGCTGCAGGGGAACGCCACACCCGGGCCGACGGCACCGCAGCCGGCCGGGTCCGGTCGACCGCCCCCGGGCAGCAGCGCCTCACCGTCACCGCGGGCGGTGCGGCCGCCAGCGTGGACGTGACCTGGCTCGGCCTCGACGTGGCTGGTCTGCTGGACCTCTCGGGCAGCACCCCGGGCCGCGCATCCGGCGGCGGCTGGGTGGAGGTCGATGGCCGCCGCCGGACCTTCGCGATCCACGCCGAGGTCGCGCCGGGTGGCGGTCGGCCCGGCGGCGAGCTCGTCTACCGGGACCCGGCTGGTCCGAGCGTCACCGGGGTGCCGGACCGGTTGGTCGTGGACGGCGACCGGGCCACGATCACCGGCCCCGCCGAGGTGGACGGGACGGCCGGCTACCGGTTCCGCCTCGAGGTCCGGGACCTCGGTGAGCCCGGCCGTGGCGTCGACCACCTCGACCTCGAGGTCACCTCGCCGCTGTCGCTGACCTACCCCTACCGGGTCCGCGGCATCCTCGGCGGCGGCAACCTCCAGGTGCGGAGCTGA
- a CDS encoding PIG-L deacetylase family protein — protein MTVTDAPAPLPWLDERGLERVLCVAAHPDDLEYGTAAAVARWRAAGIEVSYLLVTRGEAGIDGLAPAEAGPVREQEERDGAREVGVDTVEFLDGYADGTVEASLTLRRDLARVIRRHRPQLVTSLTHHERFVGGGTNQADHRAVGLACVDAAADAGNRWIFPELIAEGHEPWPGVGAVALAASPVSTHAVDVTGHLDAAVRSLAAHRAYLEGLGEAAPDPEVMLGMMFEGAGAQQGVEHAVQFEVFDR, from the coding sequence CTGACCGTGACGGACGCGCCGGCCCCGCTGCCCTGGCTGGATGAGCGGGGCCTCGAACGCGTCCTGTGCGTCGCCGCGCACCCTGACGACCTGGAGTACGGCACCGCGGCGGCGGTCGCCCGGTGGCGGGCTGCCGGCATCGAGGTCAGCTACCTGCTGGTGACGCGCGGTGAGGCCGGGATCGACGGCCTGGCGCCCGCCGAGGCAGGTCCCGTGCGCGAGCAGGAGGAACGCGACGGCGCCCGCGAGGTCGGTGTCGACACCGTGGAGTTCCTCGACGGGTACGCGGACGGCACCGTCGAAGCGAGCCTCACCCTCCGGCGTGACCTCGCTCGCGTGATCCGTCGCCACCGCCCGCAGCTGGTCACGTCGCTGACCCACCACGAGCGCTTCGTGGGTGGGGGCACGAACCAGGCCGATCACCGGGCGGTCGGCCTGGCCTGCGTCGACGCGGCCGCCGACGCCGGCAACCGGTGGATCTTCCCCGAACTGATCGCCGAGGGGCACGAGCCGTGGCCGGGGGTCGGTGCGGTCGCGCTCGCCGCCTCGCCGGTCTCGACGCACGCCGTCGACGTGACCGGGCACCTCGACGCGGCCGTGCGTTCCCTGGCGGCGCACCGGGCCTACCTCGAGGGGCTCGGGGAGGCAGCACCCGACCCCGAGGTCATGCTCGGCATGATGTTCGAGGGTGCGGGCGCGCAGCAGGGCGTCGAGCACGCCGTGCAGTTCGAGGTCTTCGACCGCTAG
- the bfr gene encoding bacterioferritin, translating to MPQGDERIIELLNDILSFELTLINQYWLNYRMLDDWGLPKLAGIMRGYSLEEMQDADHYVDRILYLEGHPNLQRLGTVLVGESPREIIELAAQKEREAVTKLNDGIALCVEVGDNGSRELLAEALREEEGHLDYFESQLEAIALVGEQNWLAQFTVGNTDG from the coding sequence GTGCCGCAGGGCGACGAACGCATCATCGAGCTGCTCAACGACATCCTGTCCTTCGAGCTCACGCTGATCAACCAGTACTGGCTCAACTACCGGATGCTCGACGACTGGGGTCTGCCCAAGCTCGCCGGGATCATGCGTGGCTACTCCCTGGAGGAGATGCAGGACGCCGACCACTACGTGGACCGCATCCTGTACCTCGAGGGGCACCCGAACCTCCAGCGGCTCGGCACCGTCCTCGTCGGTGAGAGCCCGCGGGAGATCATCGAGCTCGCCGCGCAGAAGGAGCGCGAGGCCGTCACCAAGCTCAACGACGGCATCGCGCTGTGCGTCGAGGTCGGCGACAACGGTTCGCGGGAACTGCTCGCCGAGGCTCTCCGCGAGGAGGAGGGGCACCTCGACTACTTCGAGAGCCAGCTCGAGGCCATCGCCCTCGTCGGTGAGCAGAACTGGCTGGCCCAGTTCACCGTCGGCAACACCGACGGCTGA
- a CDS encoding ATP-binding protein — MPRADVPPPADDAHERRGRLLLELAARVTSTLDLQQVLDASLAAMRELVDFGGGAIQLVDDGALVAAATDPPMSPEARTVRIPVGQGVSGTIAATGVPTYIPDLTVDERVFPQGRKRGISTGVRSYFGAPLIVHGGPIGVLQIDAPEVDAFGSDVRALVLAFVPTIAAAVQNARLFEQEREATMQLREAERQKRDFLSIVSHELRTPLTTLLGFATTLGTHRDRLTDEAAADLADRMVGAGHRLERLIDDLLDASRLDRGLLELDLVATPLAPLLTAVVTEWQPGPHTVALHAPEALPVVRTDPDRLQQVLGNLIGNAVKFSSPGEPIVVAAEVRGDRVAVSVRDRGPGIPTEIQQEVFGLFVQGGPVETRSTGGLGIGLYVVKRLCDAMDARIGVTSEAGQGATVTVELPRADVDVRRPAT, encoded by the coding sequence GTGCCGCGCGCGGACGTCCCCCCTCCGGCCGATGATGCCCACGAGCGCCGGGGTCGCCTCCTGCTCGAGCTGGCAGCCCGGGTCACGAGCACCCTGGACCTGCAACAGGTGCTCGACGCCAGCCTCGCCGCCATGCGGGAACTGGTCGACTTCGGGGGTGGTGCCATCCAGCTGGTCGACGACGGCGCCCTGGTGGCGGCCGCGACCGATCCACCGATGTCGCCCGAGGCACGCACCGTCCGCATCCCGGTCGGGCAGGGGGTCTCGGGCACGATCGCGGCCACCGGCGTACCCACCTACATCCCGGACCTCACCGTCGACGAGCGGGTCTTCCCCCAGGGCCGCAAGCGCGGGATCAGCACGGGGGTGCGCAGCTACTTCGGTGCCCCGCTGATCGTGCACGGTGGCCCCATCGGCGTGCTCCAGATCGACGCGCCGGAGGTCGACGCGTTCGGGTCCGATGTCCGGGCCCTGGTGCTGGCGTTCGTGCCGACCATCGCCGCCGCCGTCCAGAACGCGCGGCTGTTCGAGCAGGAACGGGAGGCGACGATGCAGCTGCGCGAGGCGGAGCGTCAGAAACGCGATTTCCTCTCGATCGTGTCGCACGAGCTCCGCACGCCGCTGACCACGCTGCTCGGGTTCGCGACGACCCTGGGCACCCACCGCGACCGCCTGACCGATGAGGCGGCTGCCGACCTGGCCGACCGCATGGTCGGTGCCGGCCACCGGCTCGAGCGACTGATCGACGACCTGCTGGACGCCTCCCGCCTCGACCGCGGTCTCCTGGAGCTCGATCTCGTGGCCACCCCGCTCGCCCCGCTGCTGACCGCGGTGGTCACCGAGTGGCAGCCAGGTCCGCACACCGTCGCTCTCCATGCGCCGGAGGCCTTGCCCGTTGTGCGGACCGACCCGGACCGGTTGCAGCAGGTGCTGGGCAACCTCATCGGGAACGCGGTGAAGTTCTCGTCACCGGGGGAGCCCATCGTGGTCGCGGCCGAGGTCCGTGGCGACCGCGTCGCCGTCAGCGTCCGCGACCGCGGCCCGGGCATCCCGACCGAGATCCAGCAGGAGGTCTTCGGCCTCTTCGTGCAGGGCGGCCCGGTGGAGACCCGTAGCACGGGCGGCCTCGGCATCGGGCTGTACGTCGTCAAGCGCCTGTGTGACGCCATGGACGCCCGGATCGGCGTCACCTCCGAGGCGGGGCAGGGCGCCACGGTGACCGTCGAGCTGCCGCGGGCGGACGTGGACGTGCGGCGGCCCGCGACCTAG
- a CDS encoding (2Fe-2S)-binding protein: MVVCHCEVVSDADLRDVIAAGAGDLDAVTERCGAAGHCGGCVPAVEDLLEEAALATRDIDALLARQARRRSLVAAA; the protein is encoded by the coding sequence GTGGTCGTCTGCCACTGCGAGGTCGTCAGCGACGCGGACCTGCGCGACGTGATCGCGGCCGGTGCCGGGGACCTCGACGCGGTGACCGAACGCTGCGGTGCCGCGGGCCACTGCGGTGGGTGCGTCCCTGCGGTCGAGGACCTGCTCGAGGAAGCCGCGCTCGCGACGCGGGACATCGACGCGCTGCTGGCCCGGCAGGCGCGGCGCCGTTCGTTGGTCGCCGCGGCCTGA
- a CDS encoding ABC transporter ATP-binding protein, whose product MTVAGQGTLQAVPGAPVVDARDLTVVESGNTILRDVSVRLEAREHLTVLGPNGSGKTTLLRVLATYRYPTRGEVSLLGHRFGRVDVRALRPRVGFVSVALDPLVDAVPVLPLVAGGHRGTTAPSVRILADPDAVTAARQALTQVGARHLADRRVDTLSQGERQRVRIARALASSPDLLLLDEPFAGLDLGGRESLLADLDRLLTDPGGPTVVLVTHHLEELPPRISRALLLAGGAAVASGPIAEVLTSSQVSAVFGVPVIVERADDGRWRASGSPPGLDETVRLT is encoded by the coding sequence GTGACGGTCGCCGGCCAGGGGACGCTGCAGGCCGTGCCGGGTGCGCCGGTGGTCGACGCACGGGACCTGACCGTCGTGGAGTCCGGGAACACCATCCTGCGGGACGTGTCCGTCCGGCTCGAGGCGCGCGAGCACCTCACCGTGCTCGGACCGAACGGCAGCGGCAAGACCACGCTGCTGCGCGTCCTGGCCACCTACCGCTACCCGACCCGTGGCGAGGTCAGCCTGCTCGGACACCGCTTCGGCCGGGTCGACGTACGGGCGCTGCGCCCACGGGTCGGGTTCGTGTCGGTGGCGCTCGATCCGCTGGTGGACGCCGTCCCGGTGCTGCCCCTGGTCGCCGGCGGGCACCGGGGGACGACCGCCCCCTCCGTCCGGATCCTGGCGGACCCGGATGCGGTGACGGCGGCGCGGCAGGCGCTGACCCAGGTCGGTGCGCGGCACCTCGCCGACCGTCGGGTCGACACCTTGAGCCAGGGGGAGCGGCAGCGGGTGCGGATCGCCCGTGCGCTGGCGTCGTCGCCCGACCTGTTGCTGCTCGACGAGCCGTTCGCAGGTCTCGATCTCGGCGGGCGCGAGTCGCTGCTCGCTGACCTCGACCGGTTGCTCACCGACCCGGGTGGCCCGACGGTCGTGCTCGTCACCCACCACCTCGAGGAGCTGCCCCCGCGCATCTCGCGCGCGCTGCTGCTCGCTGGTGGCGCCGCCGTCGCGTCCGGTCCGATCGCGGAGGTCCTGACGTCGTCGCAGGTCAGCGCGGTTTTCGGCGTGCCGGTGATCGTCGAGCGAGCCGACGACGGGCGGTGGCGTGCGTCCGGATCGCCCCCCGGGCTCGACGAGACGGTGAGGCTCACCTAA
- a CDS encoding arginine deiminase, whose translation MSAAEPSGTPSVRSEVGRLRTVLLHRPGNELRRVTPGTMDELLFDELLWVEEAQREHDAFADVLCGAGVQVRYVEEMLADVVADPAAAAAVVARHVTDTTCGPQAVERVRELVLSGDPMQLVEHLIGGVTLEEVGDLDGLVAAASAPTELVLAPLPNLVFTRDSSAWIGEGVVLSPMNRAVRRRETDLLRTVYREHPDLAGAPIWFGDEPQDQLQASFEGGDLLVVGERGLAIGLSERTTPAGVETLAARLFEAGVVDRVLAVDLPKVRAAMHLDTVVTQVDVDAFITYPAMTSSVRCFAVVPGASGGVHVSDAEGLVPGLAWAAGIDRARAIEPALGSIRAEREQWNDANNTLAIGPGEVVAYERNAATNEILDAAGITVHTIPSAELPRGRGGPRCMSCPVLRDPVEV comes from the coding sequence GTGAGCGCCGCCGAGCCGTCGGGCACGCCGAGCGTCCGTTCCGAGGTCGGACGGCTGCGCACCGTGCTGCTGCACCGTCCCGGCAACGAGCTGCGGCGGGTGACCCCGGGCACGATGGACGAGCTGCTCTTCGACGAGCTGCTGTGGGTCGAGGAGGCCCAGCGCGAGCACGACGCGTTCGCGGACGTGCTGTGCGGGGCCGGCGTGCAGGTCCGCTACGTCGAGGAGATGCTCGCCGACGTGGTGGCCGACCCGGCGGCCGCGGCCGCGGTGGTCGCCCGCCACGTGACCGACACGACGTGCGGCCCGCAGGCCGTCGAGCGGGTCCGGGAGCTGGTCCTCTCGGGCGACCCGATGCAGCTCGTCGAGCACCTCATCGGCGGGGTCACCCTCGAGGAGGTGGGCGATCTCGACGGGCTCGTCGCGGCGGCCTCGGCGCCCACCGAGCTGGTGCTGGCGCCGCTCCCGAACCTGGTGTTCACGCGCGACAGCTCGGCGTGGATCGGTGAGGGCGTGGTCCTCTCGCCCATGAACCGTGCGGTCCGCCGCCGCGAGACCGACCTGCTGCGCACCGTCTACCGCGAGCACCCCGACCTGGCGGGGGCGCCGATCTGGTTCGGCGACGAACCGCAGGATCAGCTGCAGGCGTCGTTCGAGGGCGGCGACCTGCTCGTGGTGGGCGAACGGGGGCTCGCGATCGGCCTGTCGGAGCGCACCACGCCCGCCGGCGTCGAGACGCTGGCGGCGCGGCTGTTCGAGGCGGGGGTCGTCGACCGTGTCCTCGCCGTCGACCTGCCCAAGGTCCGCGCGGCCATGCACCTCGACACGGTGGTCACGCAGGTCGACGTCGACGCGTTCATCACCTACCCGGCGATGACCTCGTCGGTGCGGTGCTTCGCGGTCGTCCCAGGTGCGTCCGGTGGCGTGCACGTGTCGGACGCCGAGGGGCTGGTTCCCGGCCTGGCCTGGGCGGCGGGGATCGATCGGGCCCGCGCCATCGAGCCGGCCCTGGGGTCCATCCGGGCCGAACGGGAGCAGTGGAACGACGCCAACAACACCCTGGCGATCGGACCGGGGGAGGTCGTCGCCTACGAGCGCAACGCCGCCACCAACGAGATCCTCGACGCCGCGGGCATCACGGTCCACACCATCCCGTCGGCCGAGCTGCCCCGAGGTCGTGGCGGCCCACGTTGCATGAGCTGTCCGGTGCTCCGCGACCCCGTGGAGGTGTGA
- a CDS encoding FAD-dependent oxidoreductase, producing MTEPTRAGTPPVILSVDDDEQVVEAVATDLRARYGSRYRIVAATSGQEALTVVERLSRRGDLVAVVVADQRMPGINGTSLLREAKRLQPHLRSVLLTAYADTDAAIEAINEVALDHYIIKPWDPPEQHLYPVLDELLEHWQATRPRPDPAIRMVGDRWSAASHALRQYLARNQLPFRWIDLDHPDAAPLLAAAGDDARLPLLLIDDGRVLSDATRQEVATALGLAARPEVDFHDLVVVGGGPAGLAAAVYGASEGLSTLVVEAEAPGGQAALSALIENYLGFPSGVTGSELARRALAQVRRFGASVVAPNRAVSIRSDGPYRIVSLDDGTDLHCGAVILAMGVEYRRLEAAGIDDLTGAGVYYGAASTEASAMADLRVVVVGGANSAGQAALDLARSAKEVIVSVRGAELARRMSRYLVDRIEATANILVKPTTEVASVRGGTRLEQVELRHADGTSELLDAAGMFIFIGARPRTDWLADTVVTDRDGFVMTGSALRPDRWSLDRDPFLLETSVPGVFAVGDVRATSVKRVASAVGEGSVAVQFVHEVLRGG from the coding sequence ATGACTGAGCCCACCCGTGCCGGGACGCCGCCCGTCATCCTCAGCGTCGACGACGACGAGCAGGTGGTCGAAGCCGTGGCCACCGATCTGCGCGCCCGCTACGGGTCGAGGTACCGGATCGTGGCCGCTACCTCCGGGCAGGAGGCGTTGACCGTCGTCGAGCGGCTGAGCCGCCGCGGTGATCTCGTGGCGGTGGTCGTGGCCGACCAACGCATGCCGGGCATAAACGGCACGAGCTTGCTCCGGGAGGCCAAACGGCTGCAGCCGCACCTCCGCTCGGTGCTGCTGACCGCCTACGCGGACACCGACGCGGCGATCGAGGCCATCAACGAGGTCGCGCTCGACCACTACATCATCAAGCCGTGGGACCCGCCGGAACAGCACCTGTACCCCGTCCTCGACGAGCTCCTCGAGCACTGGCAGGCGACGCGGCCACGCCCCGATCCCGCTATCCGCATGGTCGGGGACAGGTGGTCCGCGGCGTCACACGCCCTCCGCCAGTACCTCGCCCGCAACCAGCTGCCGTTCCGGTGGATCGATCTGGACCACCCGGACGCGGCCCCCCTGCTGGCCGCGGCTGGGGACGACGCGCGCCTGCCGCTGCTGCTGATCGATGACGGTCGGGTTCTGTCGGATGCCACCCGGCAGGAGGTCGCCACCGCGCTCGGGCTCGCGGCGCGTCCCGAGGTCGACTTCCACGATCTCGTCGTCGTCGGCGGGGGGCCCGCCGGTCTCGCGGCTGCCGTCTACGGTGCGTCGGAGGGCCTCAGCACCCTGGTGGTCGAGGCCGAGGCCCCGGGCGGGCAGGCGGCCCTGAGCGCACTCATCGAGAACTACCTCGGGTTCCCCTCGGGGGTGACAGGCTCGGAGCTGGCGCGACGGGCACTCGCCCAGGTGCGGCGCTTCGGTGCCTCCGTCGTCGCCCCCAACCGTGCGGTCTCGATCCGATCCGACGGCCCCTACCGGATCGTGTCCCTGGACGACGGCACCGACCTCCACTGCGGGGCCGTGATCCTGGCGATGGGCGTGGAGTACCGGCGCCTCGAGGCGGCTGGGATCGACGACCTGACCGGTGCCGGTGTGTACTACGGCGCGGCGTCGACCGAAGCGTCGGCGATGGCGGACCTCCGGGTGGTGGTCGTGGGCGGGGCCAACTCTGCTGGCCAGGCCGCCCTCGACCTCGCCCGGTCCGCGAAGGAGGTCATCGTGTCGGTGCGCGGTGCCGAGCTCGCGCGCCGGATGTCGCGCTACCTCGTCGACCGGATCGAGGCCACCGCCAACATCCTCGTCAAGCCCACGACCGAGGTCGCCTCGGTCCGCGGCGGGACCAGGCTGGAGCAGGTCGAGCTGCGGCACGCCGACGGGACCAGCGAACTGCTCGACGCCGCCGGGATGTTCATCTTCATCGGCGCGCGTCCTCGGACGGACTGGCTGGCCGACACGGTGGTCACCGACCGCGACGGCTTCGTGATGACCGGCAGCGCCCTGCGGCCAGACCGCTGGTCGTTGGACCGCGACCCCTTCCTGCTCGAGACCAGCGTCCCCGGCGTCTTCGCCGTCGGTGACGTGCGGGCGACGTCGGTCAAGCGAGTGGCGTCGGCCGTCGGGGAAGGGTCGGTCGCCGTCCAGTTCGTGCACGAGGTGCTGCGCGGCGGGTAG